A genomic stretch from Desulfotignum balticum DSM 7044 includes:
- a CDS encoding alpha-D-ribose 1-methylphosphonate 5-phosphate C-P-lyase PhnJ, with protein sequence MTVSYNFAYLDEQSKKMIRRAILKALAIPGFQVPFGGREMPLPYGWGTGGIQLTASVIGPDDRLKVIDQGSDDTVNAISIKHFFRKTAGIAVTEDTETATIIQTRHRIPETPLKQGQIMVFQVPIPEPLQFIEPKRPQTLKMHGYEEYGSMHVKLYEDIARFGRIATAFDYPVRVHHRYLMSPSPIPKYDNPKLHRSPAVLLFGAGREKRIYAVPPYTDVVSLDFEDYPFELEQWEGACAVCGSTQSFLDEIITDDNGTRVLICSDTEFCRKNAGRSRP encoded by the coding sequence ATGACGGTATCCTACAACTTCGCCTACCTGGACGAACAGTCCAAAAAAATGATCCGCCGGGCCATCCTGAAGGCCCTGGCCATCCCTGGTTTCCAGGTGCCGTTCGGGGGCCGGGAGATGCCGTTGCCCTATGGGTGGGGCACGGGCGGTATCCAGCTGACGGCTTCGGTGATCGGTCCGGACGACCGGCTCAAAGTGATCGACCAGGGATCCGATGACACGGTCAACGCCATCAGCATCAAACATTTTTTTCGGAAAACCGCGGGGATCGCCGTCACGGAAGACACGGAAACGGCCACCATTATCCAGACCCGGCACCGGATACCGGAAACCCCGCTGAAACAAGGACAGATCATGGTGTTCCAGGTTCCCATCCCGGAACCGTTGCAGTTCATCGAACCCAAACGACCCCAGACCCTGAAAATGCATGGATACGAGGAATACGGCAGCATGCATGTCAAACTGTATGAAGATATCGCCCGGTTCGGCCGCATTGCCACGGCCTTTGACTACCCGGTGCGGGTCCATCATCGCTATCTGATGAGTCCCTCTCCCATTCCCAAATACGACAATCCCAAACTGCACCGGTCCCCGGCTGTTCTTCTGTTCGGCGCGGGCCGGGAAAAACGCATCTATGCCGTCCCCCCTTACACCGACGTGGTGAGCCTGGATTTTGAGGACTATCCTTTTGAACTGGAACAATGGGAAGGGGCCTGTGCCGTGTGCGGGTCCACCCAGAGCTTTCTGGATGAAATCATCACGGATGACAACGGCACCCGGGTGTTGATCTGTTCAGACACGGAATTCTGCCGGAAAAACGCCGGGAGGTCCCGGCCATGA
- the phnK gene encoding phosphonate C-P lyase system protein PhnK, whose protein sequence is MTSAADLSPPPLLKVAHLCKFFGRHMGCHDISFEVCPGEVIGVVGESGSGKSTLLNCIAGRIRPSNGSVWFRTPEGMEDLCRCDEARMRRIIRTRTGYVTQHAAQGLKMHISAGGNIGEKLMAAGTRHYGKIREAALMWLDKVEIDPGRINDLPSTFSGGMQQRLQIAANLVTAPEILLMDEPTSGLDVSVQARLIDVLRKLVFSLNLSMILVTHDLAVARLLCHRLYVMKQGEIVESGLSDQILDDPREPYTQLLVSSVLKP, encoded by the coding sequence ATGACGTCTGCCGCCGATCTCAGCCCCCCGCCCCTGCTGAAAGTGGCACACCTGTGCAAATTCTTCGGCCGGCACATGGGATGTCATGACATCAGTTTCGAGGTCTGCCCCGGAGAAGTGATCGGCGTGGTGGGAGAATCCGGGTCCGGCAAATCCACGCTCCTCAACTGCATTGCCGGCCGAATCCGGCCGTCCAACGGATCGGTCTGGTTCAGAACCCCTGAGGGCATGGAGGACCTGTGCCGGTGCGATGAAGCAAGAATGCGCCGGATCATCCGGACAAGGACCGGGTATGTGACCCAGCATGCGGCCCAGGGCCTGAAAATGCACATCAGTGCAGGGGGCAACATCGGGGAAAAACTCATGGCCGCCGGCACCCGCCATTATGGAAAGATCCGGGAAGCGGCATTGATGTGGCTGGACAAAGTGGAGATCGACCCCGGGCGCATCAATGATCTGCCGTCCACCTTTTCCGGGGGCATGCAGCAGCGGCTCCAGATCGCGGCCAACCTGGTGACGGCCCCTGAAATCCTGCTCATGGACGAACCCACTTCCGGGCTGGATGTATCCGTCCAGGCCCGGCTGATCGATGTATTGCGCAAACTGGTGTTCAGCCTGAACCTGTCCATGATCCTGGTCACCCATGACCTGGCCGTGGCCCGGCTGCTGTGCCACCGGCTGTACGTGATGAAGCAGGGGGAGATCGTGGAATCCGGACTCAGCGACCAGATCCTGGATGATCCCAGGGAGCCCTATACCCAACTGCTGGTATCCTCTGTACTCAAACCATGA
- the phnL gene encoding phosphonate C-P lyase system protein PhnL, producing MPNTPDTPSWILNLEKIEKDFVFHHQQGTRMTVFNGFSHRFYPGNAAILSGPSGSGKSTLLRMIYGTYKTESGHIRVRHQGRQVDVAGASPALIYALRRDTIGYVSQFLRVVPRVSALDTVIEPLLARGVAPEQAADAGRTLLERLHIPSTMWHLSATTFSGGEQQRINLARGFIAPYPILLLDEPTASLDLKNRETVIQLIMEALKNNTCVIGVFHDPADHRSFADQVIDLSPQPCQETLPS from the coding sequence ATGCCCAACACCCCAGACACCCCATCCTGGATCCTGAATCTGGAGAAGATTGAAAAGGATTTTGTGTTTCACCACCAGCAGGGCACCCGGATGACGGTGTTCAACGGCTTTTCCCACCGGTTTTATCCGGGAAACGCCGCGATTTTGTCCGGTCCGTCCGGATCGGGAAAATCCACTTTGCTGCGCATGATTTACGGCACATACAAAACCGAATCCGGTCATATCCGGGTCCGACACCAGGGACGGCAGGTGGATGTGGCAGGCGCCTCTCCGGCCTTGATCTATGCCCTCCGGCGGGACACCATCGGGTATGTGAGCCAGTTTCTGCGGGTGGTGCCCCGGGTGTCGGCCCTGGACACGGTCATCGAGCCGCTGCTGGCCCGGGGCGTGGCCCCGGAACAGGCGGCCGACGCCGGCCGGACCCTGCTGGAACGGCTGCATATCCCGTCCACCATGTGGCATTTGTCCGCCACCACCTTTTCCGGCGGAGAACAGCAGCGCATCAACCTGGCCCGGGGATTCATCGCCCCATATCCCATTCTGCTGCTGGATGAACCCACCGCGTCCCTGGACCTGAAAAACCGGGAAACCGTGATCCAGCTCATCATGGAAGCGCTGAAAAACAATACCTGCGTCATCGGGGTGTTTCACGATCCCGCAGATCACCGGTCCTTTGCCGACCAGGTGATCGACCTGTCACCGCAACCCTGTCAGGAGACTTTGCCGTCATGA
- a CDS encoding alpha-D-ribose 1-methylphosphonate 5-triphosphate diphosphatase, whose protein sequence is MTSKKLILGGPLFDGVSLSPRGTILIEDRKIAAVYPDTIHMINTKVIDVQGRLIMPGLVDLHSDSLERSIEKRKGVFFDIDFAVLNLDRQAAACGITTFCHAVSFDDNELGLRSPEEAEHCVRAIKAFNDSPQALVKHRVHIRYEVGSERSFHIVTRLVEEGLVDLFSIMDHTPGQGQFKSMAAYVRYLTCEHQVPEHQIIEKARQKQASNARDWELVSTLAHTVGSAGIPMLSHDDDTLEKIDLIRALGIGACEFPITLEAARKAGDAGMHIFMGAPNLVRDQSTSGSLKASDVLRQDLCTGLVSDYYPESLLQAALMGKKHTGSPASALRQVTAGPGDYLCAPARPGRLTRGADADIIIVDQSHTWAHITHSLVKGRTVFNTQLHEAVA, encoded by the coding sequence ATGACCTCAAAAAAACTGATACTGGGAGGCCCCCTGTTTGATGGGGTTTCCCTGTCCCCCCGGGGAACGATCCTGATCGAAGACCGGAAAATCGCGGCTGTATATCCCGATACCATCCATATGATCAACACAAAAGTGATCGACGTCCAGGGCCGGCTCATCATGCCCGGCCTGGTGGACCTGCATTCCGACAGCCTGGAACGAAGTATCGAGAAACGCAAAGGCGTGTTTTTCGACATCGATTTCGCCGTCCTGAATCTGGACCGCCAGGCTGCGGCCTGCGGCATCACCACGTTCTGCCATGCCGTCAGTTTTGATGACAACGAGCTGGGGCTGCGCTCCCCTGAAGAGGCGGAACACTGCGTGAGAGCCATCAAGGCGTTCAACGACTCGCCCCAGGCCCTGGTGAAGCACCGGGTTCATATCCGGTACGAGGTGGGGTCTGAACGCAGCTTCCATATCGTGACCCGGCTGGTGGAAGAGGGGCTGGTGGACCTGTTTTCCATCATGGACCACACCCCGGGCCAGGGCCAGTTCAAATCCATGGCCGCCTATGTCCGGTATCTGACCTGTGAACACCAGGTGCCGGAACACCAGATCATTGAAAAAGCCAGGCAGAAACAGGCCAGCAACGCCCGGGACTGGGAACTGGTGAGCACCCTGGCCCACACCGTGGGCAGCGCCGGTATTCCCATGCTCAGCCATGATGACGACACCCTGGAAAAGATCGATCTGATCCGGGCCCTGGGCATCGGGGCCTGTGAATTTCCCATCACCCTGGAAGCGGCCCGAAAAGCCGGGGACGCTGGAATGCACATTTTCATGGGGGCCCCCAACCTGGTGCGGGACCAGTCCACCAGCGGCAGCCTCAAAGCCTCGGATGTGCTCAGACAGGATCTGTGTACCGGTCTGGTGTCTGATTATTACCCGGAATCCCTTCTCCAGGCCGCGCTTATGGGGAAAAAACACACCGGATCTCCGGCATCGGCCCTCAGACAGGTGACTGCCGGCCCCGGGGATTATCTTTGCGCCCCGGCCCGGCCCGGCCGATTGACTCGGGGTGCGGATGCAGATATCATCATTGTGGACCAGTCCCATACCTGGGCCCATATCACCCACAGTCTGGTGAAGGGCCGTACCGTTTTCAACACCCAGCTTCATGAGGCAGTGGCATGA
- a CDS encoding sugar phosphate isomerase/epimerase family protein, with the protein MNKIGASIDPVRIDGSLTLLEQDLQAYQAIGLQAVELPVHGLDAIFNGTLNPDRTRQVMALLSDFDFCYSIHSPNPVNLMDTRDPGLHKAVLLASLEFARQIHATVVVVHSGRFIPEEEFNVTPARSLTVSEQIRMLENEARRLQEIARQYPDIRIALENARPYLSQSPYTYAERLESLKEQILRIHRDNVKINLDFGHLFMTSRFYEFDPVAAVAPVKDLVVHTHVHDNFGGVVHHWEKQQTHQLPFGKGDSHMPVGFGKIPIQAILNLLLPDYDGRLIMELRSRYLPDTQTSLDNLSALVAACEAKGNR; encoded by the coding sequence ATGAACAAAATCGGCGCAAGCATCGACCCGGTCCGCATCGACGGATCTCTGACTCTTCTGGAACAGGATTTACAGGCCTATCAAGCCATCGGCCTCCAAGCTGTGGAACTGCCCGTGCACGGCCTGGATGCCATTTTCAACGGCACCCTGAACCCCGACAGAACCCGGCAGGTGATGGCCCTGCTGTCAGACTTTGATTTTTGTTATTCCATCCATTCCCCCAATCCCGTGAACCTGATGGACACCCGGGATCCGGGCCTGCACAAGGCCGTGCTCCTGGCTTCCCTGGAATTTGCCCGGCAGATTCACGCAACCGTGGTGGTGGTGCACAGCGGCCGGTTCATTCCGGAAGAGGAGTTCAACGTAACCCCGGCCCGGTCCCTGACCGTTTCCGAACAGATTCGGATGCTGGAAAACGAAGCCCGGCGCCTTCAGGAGATCGCAAGACAGTATCCGGACATCCGGATCGCTTTGGAAAACGCCCGGCCCTACCTGAGCCAGAGCCCCTACACCTATGCGGAACGCCTGGAATCCCTGAAAGAACAGATCCTGAGGATCCACCGGGACAACGTGAAAATCAACCTGGATTTCGGTCATTTGTTCATGACGTCCCGGTTCTACGAGTTTGATCCCGTGGCCGCCGTAGCGCCTGTGAAGGATCTGGTGGTCCACACCCATGTGCATGACAATTTCGGCGGCGTGGTCCACCACTGGGAAAAACAGCAGACCCACCAGCTGCCCTTTGGCAAAGGAGATTCCCACATGCCCGTGGGATTCGGGAAAATCCCCATCCAGGCGATCCTGAACCTGCTGCTGCCCGATTACGACGGGCGGTTGATCATGGAACTGCGCAGCCGGTATCTGCCCGACACCCAGACTTCCCTGGACAACCTGTCCGCCCTGGTGGCGGCATGCGAGGCAAAAGGAAACCGATGA
- the vapC gene encoding type II toxin-antitoxin system tRNA(fMet)-specific endonuclease VapC, with amino-acid sequence MYLLDTNVCIHFLNGTSPSVEKHFRTLSPSQIAICSIVKAELLFGARNSLRMDANLQRLKLFFAPLQSLPFDDLCVDEYGLIRSDLTARGRLIGPNDMLIAAVARAHNAVLITHNTREFSRITGLQLDDWET; translated from the coding sequence TTGTATCTACTGGACACCAATGTTTGCATTCATTTTCTGAACGGTACGTCTCCTTCAGTTGAAAAGCATTTCCGTACCCTGTCCCCCTCCCAGATTGCCATCTGCAGTATCGTCAAGGCGGAGCTGCTTTTCGGTGCCAGGAACAGCCTCCGGATGGATGCCAATTTGCAGCGGCTCAAGCTCTTTTTTGCACCACTCCAGAGCCTGCCGTTTGATGATCTTTGCGTCGACGAATACGGCCTTATCCGTTCGGATCTGACTGCCCGGGGCCGGTTGATCGGCCCCAATGACATGCTTATCGCAGCGGTGGCCAGAGCTCACAATGCCGTGCTGATCACCCACAATACCAGGGAGTTCAGCCGGATCACAGGACTTCAGCTCGATGACTGGGAGACCTGA
- a CDS encoding TrkH family potassium uptake protein → MLPAWLRHRLNQSHPTTLLLLSYLAAIIAGTLVLMLPPATVNGHISLINAFFTATSAVCVTGLIVVDTGSYFTLFGQGVILFLIQIGGLGIMTISVALFQVIGRKVVFQQRMAMQEVFSHTPREDIFYLLRSVLFFTLTIEAAGAVILFFYWHGTVPFTQALYNAVFHSVSAFCNAGFSRFSDSLMSGQTSLILNATIGGQIVLGGLGFPVVYEIFSRFFMGKSGKTSIQTKSVVLTTIGLTLAGMLVILVSERTLISSLGWKSGLLASVFQSITCRTAGFNTLDIASLNTATLLFMMFLMLIGASPGSCGGGIKTTTFAVLTTYSWSRLIRRKHVNLFSKTLPDDTVSKSLFVLLFSLTTICLAVFIILFIDPDHGTRIPGNRQFLSFLFETVSAFGTVGLSMGVTPELTLPGKLVIIALMIIGRVGVPAITYIIVGGAPKKGLQFAEENLMIG, encoded by the coding sequence TTGCTGCCGGCATGGCTTCGACATCGTTTAAATCAGTCTCACCCCACCACGCTGCTGCTGCTGAGCTATCTGGCGGCTATCATCGCCGGAACCCTGGTGCTGATGCTGCCGCCTGCCACGGTAAACGGTCATATCAGTCTCATAAACGCTTTTTTTACAGCTACGTCTGCCGTGTGTGTGACCGGTTTGATCGTGGTGGATACCGGATCTTATTTCACTTTGTTCGGCCAGGGAGTGATCCTGTTTCTCATTCAGATCGGGGGCTTGGGGATTATGACCATTTCCGTGGCCCTTTTCCAGGTCATCGGCAGAAAAGTGGTGTTTCAGCAGCGCATGGCCATGCAGGAAGTGTTTTCCCACACCCCCAGAGAGGACATATTCTACCTTCTCAGGTCCGTGCTGTTTTTCACCCTCACCATTGAAGCGGCAGGAGCGGTTATCCTGTTCTTTTACTGGCACGGCACTGTGCCGTTTACCCAGGCCCTTTATAACGCAGTGTTCCATTCTGTTTCCGCTTTCTGTAATGCCGGCTTTTCCCGGTTTTCCGACAGCCTGATGTCCGGACAGACCTCTTTGATCCTCAATGCCACCATCGGCGGCCAGATCGTTTTAGGGGGATTGGGATTCCCCGTGGTCTATGAAATCTTCAGCCGATTTTTTATGGGAAAGTCCGGCAAAACATCCATTCAAACCAAAAGCGTGGTACTCACCACCATTGGCCTGACCCTGGCCGGAATGCTGGTGATACTGGTGTCTGAGCGTACTTTGATTTCATCTCTGGGGTGGAAAAGCGGCCTTCTGGCATCCGTGTTTCAATCCATCACCTGCCGCACCGCCGGATTCAATACCCTGGACATCGCTTCCCTGAACACGGCCACCCTGCTGTTCATGATGTTTCTGATGCTCATCGGTGCTTCCCCCGGATCCTGCGGCGGCGGCATAAAAACCACGACATTTGCCGTGTTGACCACCTATTCCTGGAGCCGCCTGATACGTCGAAAACACGTCAACCTGTTTTCCAAGACCCTTCCTGATGACACCGTGAGCAAAAGTCTTTTTGTCCTGTTGTTTTCTTTGACCACCATCTGCCTGGCTGTTTTCATCATTCTGTTTATCGATCCTGACCATGGCACAAGGATACCGGGAAACCGACAATTTTTAAGCTTTCTTTTTGAAACCGTGTCCGCATTCGGAACCGTGGGCCTGTCCATGGGGGTCACCCCGGAACTGACCCTGCCGGGCAAACTGGTGATCATTGCTTTGATGATCATCGGCCGGGTAGGTGTCCCGGCCATTACCTATATCATTGTCGGCGGTGCCCCGAAAAAAGGGTTGCAGTTTGCTGAAGAAAATCTGATGATCGGATAG
- a CDS encoding potassium channel family protein, translated as MRRFTVIGAGSFGYYAAKALYENKNEVIVIDRSKDRIQAIDPFCTSAIVQDATDIEALKGLGLEEMDAVIVSTGANITPSILICFHLNRLEIKQIIVKAEDDDHGEILKQLGATEVIRPGMDMAGRLALRLTSPNILEFLPLAEGYTIAQVEPPKPFVGKSLMELELRKRYQVNVIAVKEQFPERFIMVPGADFIVKESDILVTLGKEKNLSKIRELK; from the coding sequence ATGAGGCGATTCACGGTAATCGGTGCCGGCAGTTTTGGGTATTATGCAGCCAAGGCCCTGTATGAAAACAAAAACGAGGTGATTGTCATCGACCGGAGCAAAGACCGGATTCAGGCCATCGATCCCTTCTGCACCAGCGCCATCGTCCAGGATGCCACAGACATCGAAGCCCTCAAGGGACTTGGCCTGGAAGAGATGGATGCGGTCATTGTCAGCACCGGGGCCAACATCACGCCCAGCATTTTGATCTGTTTTCATCTCAACCGCCTGGAAATCAAACAGATTATCGTCAAGGCGGAAGATGATGACCACGGGGAGATCCTCAAGCAGCTGGGGGCCACGGAAGTCATCCGGCCCGGCATGGATATGGCCGGCCGCCTGGCGCTTCGGCTCACCTCTCCCAATATTCTTGAATTTCTGCCATTGGCGGAAGGATACACCATTGCCCAGGTGGAGCCGCCAAAACCGTTTGTGGGAAAATCCCTCATGGAGCTGGAATTGCGCAAGCGCTATCAGGTCAATGTGATTGCTGTGAAAGAACAGTTTCCCGAACGGTTCATCATGGTCCCGGGGGCGGATTTCATCGTCAAGGAAAGTGACATCCTGGTCACCCTGGGAAAGGAAAAGAATCTGTCTAAAATCAGGGAGTTGAAATGA
- a CDS encoding NAD-binding protein, giving the protein MKFIICGAGRITDELLKRAGANWEITLIEKDAAKLAPFSTRFPNIIRVMSEDASSPVVLDKAGLSSQDGILAMTSDDAVNLAIVRFAKQADIKTVLAVVRDPEQLPAFQKLGVWTVSMAADAARKAYQFVKDPRIRITDLGEGEGELLELAVGEQELARLEDITGASEQNPRWRVAGIIRDNQLIFPDQYKGLEKEDRLLILGKDDLYNAFSRHLEGSRLHFPRTYGQRMVLGLGVDKDPDGTTELINEAFYLAQGTHIEKITALCDNTASDVKQTLSRWSESLEIEIIETEGTVEKTAVHTAAGKDAGIVILPFKKHSLAGTFFKGGISALAARLPCPLLSAKMTDPYEHLMVPFNGSLACQRALEITMDLAQQLEAEVSVIIVAEPSYLKGKPSGPDPWEQQMVQQVRDLARVHDTRVQEIVRRGNPVKEIATAAADCQLLVLAGNDGHTGFFSIQTADMILNRVSCSVLLVS; this is encoded by the coding sequence ATGAAATTCATCATCTGCGGGGCCGGGCGGATCACGGATGAACTGCTCAAACGGGCCGGTGCCAACTGGGAAATCACCCTGATCGAAAAAGATGCCGCAAAACTGGCGCCTTTTTCAACCCGGTTTCCCAATATCATCCGGGTCATGAGCGAGGACGCCTCCAGCCCGGTGGTGCTTGACAAAGCGGGGCTGTCCAGCCAGGACGGCATTCTGGCCATGACCAGCGATGATGCCGTGAATCTGGCCATTGTGCGGTTTGCAAAACAAGCGGATATCAAAACCGTGCTGGCCGTGGTGCGGGATCCGGAACAGCTGCCCGCGTTTCAGAAACTCGGGGTGTGGACCGTCAGCATGGCAGCGGATGCGGCCCGCAAGGCATATCAGTTTGTGAAGGATCCCCGGATCCGCATCACCGATCTGGGAGAGGGGGAAGGGGAACTGCTGGAACTGGCCGTGGGAGAGCAGGAACTGGCCCGGCTGGAAGATATTACCGGCGCATCGGAACAAAATCCCCGGTGGCGCGTTGCCGGCATTATAAGGGATAACCAGCTGATCTTTCCGGATCAGTACAAGGGGCTGGAAAAAGAAGACCGTTTGTTGATTCTGGGAAAAGACGATCTTTACAATGCATTCTCACGCCATCTGGAGGGATCCCGGCTGCATTTCCCCCGCACCTATGGACAGCGCATGGTTCTGGGGCTGGGAGTTGACAAAGATCCTGACGGCACCACGGAACTGATTAATGAAGCATTCTACCTGGCCCAGGGAACCCACATAGAAAAAATTACCGCCCTTTGTGACAACACTGCATCGGATGTCAAGCAGACCCTGTCGCGGTGGTCGGAAAGCCTTGAGATCGAAATTATTGAAACCGAGGGCACTGTGGAAAAAACTGCGGTCCACACCGCTGCAGGCAAAGATGCCGGCATTGTCATCCTTCCATTTAAAAAACACTCCCTGGCCGGCACGTTTTTCAAAGGCGGCATCAGTGCCCTGGCAGCCAGACTGCCCTGTCCGCTGCTGTCTGCAAAAATGACAGATCCCTACGAACACCTGATGGTACCATTCAACGGGTCCCTGGCATGCCAGCGGGCCCTGGAGATCACCATGGACCTGGCACAGCAGCTGGAAGCGGAGGTATCCGTGATCATCGTGGCAGAACCCTCTTACCTCAAGGGAAAGCCATCAGGGCCCGACCCCTGGGAGCAGCAGATGGTTCAACAGGTCCGGGACCTGGCCCGGGTCCATGACACCCGGGTTCAGGAAATTGTTCGCCGGGGCAATCCGGTCAAAGAGATTGCGACTGCGGCCGCAGACTGCCAGCTGCTGGTGCTGGCAGGCAATGACGGCCACACCGGATTTTTTTCCATCCAGACCGCAGACATGATCCTGAACCGGGTATCGTGTTCCGTGCTGCTGGTCTCATAA
- a CDS encoding cation:proton antiporter encodes MEIHSAWALVMVSLGAAFLPSLGQRLRLPSVVLEILFGVVIGKSLLNLQFGEDWISFLSHLGFLILMFHAGMEINFGMLKKQRAGMFIIQAGVFLLTLVLSMGAAVMLGQGLYLGLVLSTTSLGLVVPTLKDTNASQTPLGQNALIAATLADFLTLFGITFFLLWHQNGFGWDFLRPLPLFIGFGVLLKLVQFLAWWYPEKTDRLLADKDSQELGVRFSLALLFLFVALSELAHLEPVLGAFMGGALLSIVFREKTHLEQKLSGFGYGFLVPLFFIHVGMQFDVANVLSMGQLVFTGKLLGVAVLVKILPCLLFVFAGLSFFNSLHVGLLMTSRLSLIIVAATIGLEFGFITEAFKDAIILLAIITCLMGPTLFKAFYRSDGDTPDTRTRIQKKNLAAGWMRQQK; translated from the coding sequence ATGGAAATTCACTCTGCATGGGCCCTGGTGATGGTCTCGCTGGGGGCCGCGTTTCTGCCCAGCTTGGGGCAGCGCCTCCGGCTGCCGTCCGTGGTACTGGAAATTCTGTTCGGGGTGGTGATCGGCAAAAGCCTGTTGAACCTCCAGTTCGGGGAAGACTGGATCTCTTTTCTGTCCCATCTGGGATTTCTGATCCTGATGTTCCATGCGGGCATGGAAATCAACTTTGGCATGCTCAAAAAACAGCGGGCCGGCATGTTTATCATCCAGGCCGGGGTGTTCCTGCTCACCCTGGTGCTGTCCATGGGCGCGGCCGTTATGCTGGGACAGGGCCTGTATCTGGGTCTGGTTTTGTCCACCACCTCTCTGGGGCTGGTGGTGCCGACCCTCAAAGATACCAATGCCAGCCAGACGCCTTTGGGACAAAATGCGCTTATCGCGGCCACACTGGCTGATTTTCTGACCCTTTTTGGTATCACGTTTTTTTTGCTGTGGCACCAGAACGGGTTTGGCTGGGATTTTCTGCGGCCCTTACCCCTGTTCATCGGATTCGGTGTTCTGTTAAAACTGGTCCAGTTTCTGGCCTGGTGGTATCCGGAAAAAACCGACCGGCTTCTGGCGGATAAGGATTCCCAGGAACTGGGGGTAAGGTTTTCCCTGGCTTTGCTGTTTTTATTTGTGGCCCTGTCCGAGCTGGCCCACCTGGAACCGGTCTTAGGGGCATTTATGGGAGGGGCGCTGCTTTCCATCGTGTTCCGGGAAAAAACCCATCTGGAGCAGAAACTGTCCGGTTTTGGATATGGATTTCTGGTGCCGTTGTTTTTCATTCATGTGGGCATGCAGTTTGATGTGGCCAATGTCCTGTCCATGGGCCAGCTGGTGTTTACCGGCAAGCTGCTGGGAGTTGCCGTGCTGGTAAAGATTCTGCCCTGCCTGCTTTTTGTGTTCGCCGGACTGTCTTTTTTCAATTCCCTGCATGTGGGTCTGCTCATGACATCCCGGTTGAGCCTCATCATTGTGGCGGCCACCATCGGCCTGGAATTCGGATTTATCACCGAAGCCTTCAAGGATGCCATCATCCTGCTGGCCATTATCACCTGTCTGATGGGACCGACACTTTTCAAGGCGTTTTACCGGTCGGATGGGGATACCCCGGACACCCGGACCCGGATCCAAAAAAAGAACCTTGCCGCCGGCTGGATGCGGCAGCAGAAATAA